Genomic DNA from Excalfactoria chinensis isolate bCotChi1 unplaced genomic scaffold, bCotChi1.hap2 Scaffold_84, whole genome shotgun sequence:
GCTGTCTGCCGGCTCACAGAAGCAGCTGCGGCCACCTGGCTGCACTTCAGGGCCTCCACCTTCCTGTGGGCTGAAAAAATACCAGGGATGGGGTTGATGACACGGTTGCTGTTCCACAGCTGCTTCCCTAGAACTgcttctaagatcatccagaTCGGCCCCGCGTTTGGACGGGCTCCTCTGAGGGGGAGGTCTGCATCTGAGAAGGAAGGCGGTGGCCAAGTTTGCCCGGTCTatgaagccagcagagctttTAATCCCCCATCCTACCTGGCAGGGACTCCCTGCAGGACATGAGGTTGAGAGTCAGGCCAAACACAGGCCAGCACAGAGTCACGGTCCTGTCCTCAGTCCTGATCTCCTTGGAGATGGTGTCAAAGGAGCCGAAGGTGGGAATCCAGACCCCCTGTgagtggaagagaaagaaagggcagaaaCATTACGGGCTGGAATGAAGGCTCgtcatcttccttgctgtaaatGTTCAACCCTGCAAAAGGGGCACCCCCGAAACTGGTTCCAGCTGCCCTGTGGACATCTTATCACCCCACTGTTTTCAGGCTGTTTCGCCCTTATATTTATGGCCCTCATACCCCTTGTTTTCCCATAAAAACAGTCATATATAGTCCAATACAATTCcaattctgatttaaatttcGGGACTAGCATTTCACCCACCCTGCTATGGAAGGGGGAAAGTGAGGGAGAAATAGAAGGGGAAAGCTAGGGAGGTCTTTCTAGCCCCACATGCCCCTAAAACCCACTCTAAagccccatatatcccctataaccctGTATCCCACTAGAATCCTCCTACTgcccacccacagcctcctaGGGACACATACCCCCATAACCCTCCTAAAGCCCACCCAGAGCACCCTACAGGCCCCACTTAGAACCTCCCCCACAGCCTTATATAACACCCCAGCCCCCAagctccctatagccccatGATCCCCTGTagccccccacagcccagcatcacCCCTCTATCCCCTCCACAGTCCCCTATATCCTCCCCAGAGCTCCCGATGTCCCATATCCTCCTATACCACTTCAATAGTTCCACACAACTTTCTAGAACCCCATAACCCTCCTATGGCCACTGTGAAgcgccccatagccccatatacTCCTACATCTACCCCCGCAGTCCCCCTAgcaccctacagccccatatcctCCTATAAGCCCCGCACAGCCCTATATCCCTCTACAGCCCCGACCGGTGCTCCCtacagccccagttctctcccaATAGCCCTCTTCACACATTTCTATATTTCCCCTTCAGCTACTGATATCCCCATATTCCCCTACAGCCACCGGCAGACCCTACATTGCGCTCACAGCCACCCATTTCCTCACATCCCTTGGTatccccacacagcccactACAACCCCACTATATCCCCCACTATTCACCCCTATGtccatcccactgccacccaCAGCCCCGTATTACCCTATACCCCCCTGGCATAGCCCCATATTACTCCATACCCCCACGTTACCCTACAgaccccccacagccccacattaCCCCACACCCCCCtcacccttcccttcccccccactCCTCCCCCACTGCCCCCTACACCCACATCCCACCTCAGCCCCGCCGGGCACCGCTTCCTCTCCCCGGCCCGGAGCCGTTCTCCCGCACAGCTCCGGCGCCGCCATCCTCAGCACCGCTCCCGTCGTACCGCGGTTCCGTCTCGGTGCTGCCCGCACAGCTCTGGCAAGCAGCGGCTGCAGCCAAATGAGGGGAGAGCCGGGCGGCCCCGAACCGCATGATGGCGGCCGTTCCCGCCTCAACATGGAGCCTAAGCCAATCAGAGCCGTTGGCGCTGTCGCCGACCAATGAGACGGCGACACGCGTCGGCAATGCCGCTAACCAATGAGAACCCAGGGGAGGTCCGCATGAGCCTCTGACCAAGGAGAGGCCGGCGCGGGCCGGATGAGCAGCTGATTAATGAGAGATGGGGGGGTAGAACTGAGCTGCCGCtgacctgcagctctggggctgcaggcactgcccggatgggtggcagaacactgaaaggacagagcggGAGGGGTCCGCCtgagtggctgatggctttggggccgcatccctcaaggctgagccaggagcctgggctgtaatgcagccttccccacagacagctgagcggctgccccggggctctctgctgatgtggagaggggccagccctgtgaACTGGGGGACCCAGGGGaaccctgccaggccaaaagctgaacaggaacCGGGGTGCCCTGCCACGCCAGAAGCCAAGCAGCCGGCACAGAGGGCCCTGCCAGACAAAAACCCGGCGGAGccagggaagccctgccaggccccaaacctgccaggccaaaaggcGGCAGGCTGGCTGGGCGGGCCCTTCTGGGCCTGATCTTCTGTGCCCTTTGTCCGAGAAGTTGGAGTGAGCCCCAGGCCAGAAGTGGCTGCCTGGATGCTGTGTCTTGGGGCTCTGGAGacaggctgggctcagcccttgAGAAAGATCTGGAATCTCTGATGAAAGCTGGCCGTCCAGACAGGGAAGCCCTGCatggccaaaacccagctggcagACCCAGGAGTCCCTGCCGGGATAGAACCAGCTGGCTGGCCTGTGGGGTCCCTGCtaggccaaaacccagctgtccCAAGGCACCATACCAGGTCAAATGCCAGCCGGGTGGCTTGAGtgggccctgccaggccaatAGCCGGCCTGCTGGCACATGGGGTCCCAGCCAGGCCAAAAGCCAGCTGGCAAGGAAGGCCCTCGGGTGAAAGCCATCTGGTCAGATAGTTGCAGGGCACCAAAGGCCGACtagggaagccctgccaggccaagaGCCTGCCGCCGGCCAGCAAACACTGGCAAGGCCAAAAGCTGGCTGGCCGGCTTGGGGATTCCTACCAGGCCAACAtccagcctgcctggggctcaCTGCCTGGCAACAAAATGGCTGACTGACCCGCTGGACCTGTGAGGCCAAAAGCCAGCCACAAAGTTGGGGGCTACCTTGTCAGGCCTGAAGCTGGTAATCCGGTTAGGGGGGCCCTGCCAGGCTAAAAGCCAGCTGTCTGGTCTGGGGGGCACTGCCAGGTCAAAGGCCTGCAGGCCGGGGAAGCCCTTCCAGGCCAAAAGCCTGCAGGCCGAGgtccctgccaggccaaaaccCATCCTGTCCGAGGCTCCCTGCCAGGCTAGAAGCCGGCTGTCCGGCCTGTGGGGCCTGGGTTACCTTGCATTCCCTGATCACAGTTagtgaaagaagttttcctccttagattgttgctgctgctctctttgtttccttgtgcccagctcccatctccctacccctttccctactcccttcccatttgtcggGGGCCCCACAGCCCTACTgcccctcttcccccacccctgtCACGGGCAGATTGATCCAGATAAAAAATGGCACCCGCTGACATCCTTTGTGCCCCGGGGCCGGTACCTTGGTCTTGGCTCTTGCCACGCTCCCTGCATGGGCTGCCTTAACAAGACACAATGACACTCGCACAGACATTGCTGAGGTTTATAAGGGATAGGGTTTATTAGGGTTTATAAAGCCCGTGATGAGGTTTTATTGGCTGTTTCGCCCCTCTGCATTTCACTCTACATCTCCTTGTgtggcctggagaagagaaggctgcaggctgACTTCATTGCAGCTTTCTAGTACAGAAGGGGAgtttacaaacaggaggggagtcagctcttTCCAAGGGTAGATAACGGCAGGACACGGGGAAGTGGTTTTGGgttgagggagggaaggttcagattggatatcaggGAGACGTTCTGTCCAGAGAGAGTGGAGAGATGGTGGAACCAGACGCTTAGAGGCTgtagatgtcccatccctggagatgttcaaggccgggatggatggggccctgggcagcctggtctagtattagatgtGATGCAGATGGGATTcacacttctgttttgcagCCTCAGGTGGTTCTCTGTCTGTCCTGGGCACCCCATGCCCGCATCAACGTGGGTAGGGTGTGCCCCTCCTGAGGGGTGGGGCTTTGGTCTTTGGAGCCTGACACCTGGGAGACCCCGTTTTGTTCCTTATGGGTGGCAGCAATCTGGCTCCCATGGTGGATGACTCCTTGGGTAGGCTGGTCTCGACACAAGATGTtactgctgccatctcttcagTGGGAGACCCTGTTGCATCCAGACAGCTGagcggctgccccggggctctccGGAGATGTGGagaggggccagccctgtgagctggggggatcctggtgtccccatcccagcactctcGGGCGGCCACTAACAAGCAGCAACCCTTTGGTGTTAGGGAAAGGGCTCCTGTTGGCTCAGCCCCATGCACATCATACACCTCCATCCTCACCTGTTGGCAATGCTCTCCTTCTGCAGTTTGCTCCTTGTCCTTCGCAACAGCTCTCCGT
This window encodes:
- the LOC140265321 gene encoding coiled-coil domain-containing protein 81-like, translating into MLRRERPPSCGSGPPGSPLIWLQPLLARAVRAAPRRNRGTTGAVLRMAAPELCGRTAPGRGEEAVPGGAEGVWIPTFGSFDTISKEIRTEDRTVTLCWPVFGLTLNLMSCRESLPAHRKVEALKCSQVAAAASVSRQTAQTCIQSTVLLLSGCLQNGENVAVVLKGVGVLLIDGLSFEMKFYYDFLEKLSGKENFRRALQNWAPAMSWQVACCCASVTMGSCQHRPHCHRVAVATSDTRPPWRG